In a single window of the Pelagibacterium sp. 26DY04 genome:
- the fumC gene encoding class II fumarate hydratase: MSTRTETDSMGPIEVPNEKYYGAQTARSLMNFDIGGERMPLEIVHAFGILKKAAAISNTRLGLMDEATRDLIVAAADEVIAGKLDDHFPLVVWQTGSGTQSNMNVNEVISNRAIEMAGGEMGSKKPVHPNDHVNMSQSSNDTYPTAMHIAAVTVVEDKLFPKVKLLRDTLAKKSEEFMEVVKIGRTHLQDATPLTLGQEISGWVAQIDLALKAVEATLPQLRELALGGTAVGTGLNTHPDYAATVAGEISKLSGHQFVTAPNKFAVLAGHDAFVGASGALKQLAAALMKVANDVRWLASGPRSGLGEITIPENEPGSSIMPGKVNPTQSEAMTMVVAQVMGNDATIGFAASQGNFELNVFKPVIAYNFIQSVRLLADAAKSFNDNCAVGIEPDRKKITEHLNNSLMLVTALNRKIGYDNAAKIAKTAHRNGTTLREEAINLGLLTGEEFDAEVRPEKMVGPLPVKK, translated from the coding sequence ATGAGCACGCGGACCGAAACCGACTCGATGGGGCCAATCGAGGTTCCCAACGAGAAATATTACGGTGCCCAGACCGCGCGTTCCTTGATGAATTTCGATATCGGCGGCGAAAGGATGCCGCTCGAAATCGTCCATGCTTTCGGCATCCTCAAAAAGGCCGCAGCCATTTCCAACACCCGTCTGGGGTTGATGGACGAGGCGACCCGCGACCTGATCGTTGCCGCCGCCGATGAAGTGATCGCCGGCAAGCTCGACGATCATTTCCCCCTGGTCGTCTGGCAGACCGGCTCGGGCACCCAATCCAACATGAACGTCAACGAGGTGATCTCCAACCGCGCCATCGAGATGGCTGGCGGCGAGATGGGCAGTAAGAAGCCCGTCCATCCCAACGACCACGTCAATATGAGCCAGTCGTCCAACGACACCTATCCCACCGCCATGCACATTGCGGCGGTAACGGTGGTCGAGGACAAACTGTTCCCCAAGGTCAAGCTGTTGCGCGACACGCTGGCGAAAAAGTCCGAAGAGTTCATGGAGGTGGTCAAGATCGGCCGCACCCATCTCCAGGACGCAACGCCCTTGACGCTGGGCCAGGAAATCTCGGGCTGGGTGGCGCAGATCGATCTTGCGCTTAAGGCGGTCGAAGCCACGCTCCCCCAACTCCGCGAGCTGGCGCTGGGCGGCACGGCCGTGGGGACCGGCCTCAACACCCATCCCGATTATGCCGCGACGGTGGCCGGGGAAATCTCCAAGCTGTCCGGCCACCAGTTCGTGACGGCGCCAAACAAATTTGCCGTCCTGGCGGGGCACGATGCCTTTGTGGGAGCCTCGGGCGCGCTCAAGCAGCTCGCCGCCGCGCTGATGAAGGTCGCCAATGACGTCCGTTGGCTGGCCTCGGGCCCACGGTCGGGACTTGGCGAGATCACCATTCCTGAAAATGAGCCCGGCTCATCGATCATGCCGGGCAAGGTCAATCCGACCCAGTCGGAAGCCATGACCATGGTCGTCGCCCAGGTCATGGGCAATGACGCGACCATCGGCTTTGCGGCGAGCCAGGGTAATTTCGAGCTCAACGTCTTCAAGCCCGTGATTGCCTACAATTTCATCCAGTCGGTGCGGCTCCTCGCCGATGCCGCGAAATCGTTCAACGACAATTGCGCTGTCGGCATCGAACCCGATCGCAAGAAGATCACCGAGCATTTGAACAATTCGCTGATGCTGGTGACGGCGCTCAACCGCAAGATCGGCTATGACAACGCCGCCAAGATCGCCAAGACGGCGCATAGGAACGGCACGACATTGCGCGAGGAAGCCATCAATCTGGGGCTTCTGACCGGCGAAGAGTTCGATGCCGAAGTAAGGCCGGAAAAAATGGTGGGGCCGCTGCCGGTCAAAAAGTAA
- the rpmF gene encoding 50S ribosomal protein L32 yields MAVPKRKTTPMKRGFRRSADALKAAAYVEDKDSGELRRPHHVDLKSGMYRGRQILEPKSN; encoded by the coding sequence ATGGCAGTTCCCAAGAGGAAGACGACGCCGATGAAGCGCGGTTTCCGCCGCTCGGCCGACGCGCTCAAGGCCGCAGCTTATGTCGAGGACAAGGACAGCGGTGAGCTTCGCCGTCCGCACCATGTGGACCTCAAGTCGGGCATGTATCGCGGCCGTCAGATTCTCGAGCCCAAGAGCAACTAA
- a CDS encoding biosynthetic peptidoglycan transglycosylase has product MLIAAVIGLVLVLVPLYWVVPPVSTLMLSRYATGQPVVREWRDIDQISDRLKTAVVLSEDGQFCSHHGVDVAALRAEIDNFLAGQEARGASTITMQVARNLFLWNDRSVIRKALEVPLAIYIDLVLPKRRIMEIYLNIAEWGPDGQFGVEAGAQAAYGTSAENFTWQRAALLTVALPNPHVRRPGNPTAGLMSVAGIVEARARRFSANASCLFNGRPEL; this is encoded by the coding sequence ATGCTGATCGCGGCCGTGATCGGTCTCGTCTTGGTCCTGGTGCCTCTTTATTGGGTGGTGCCGCCGGTCTCGACTCTGATGCTCTCCCGCTACGCCACGGGTCAGCCGGTCGTCCGTGAATGGCGCGATATCGACCAGATCTCCGACCGGCTCAAAACCGCCGTGGTGCTGTCCGAAGACGGGCAGTTTTGCTCGCACCATGGCGTGGATGTCGCAGCGCTCAGAGCAGAGATCGATAATTTCCTGGCCGGGCAAGAGGCGCGCGGCGCCTCGACCATCACCATGCAAGTGGCGCGCAATCTGTTTCTCTGGAACGACCGGTCGGTGATCCGCAAGGCGCTCGAAGTGCCGTTGGCAATCTATATCGATCTGGTTCTGCCCAAGCGGCGGATCATGGAGATCTATCTCAATATCGCCGAATGGGGACCAGACGGCCAATTCGGTGTCGAAGCCGGGGCCCAGGCGGCGTATGGCACAAGCGCTGAAAATTTCACCTGGCAGCGGGCGGCGCTTCTCACCGTCGCTCTGCCCAATCCGCATGTCCGCCGCCCGGGTAACCCCACCGCAGGGCTGATGAGCGTGGCCGGTATCGTTGAAGCCCGGGCCCGGCGGTTTTCCGCCAATGCCTCATGCTTGTTCAATGGGCGGCCCGAGCTGTGA
- a CDS encoding farnesyl diphosphate synthase translates to MSEHEFETELSACAADIEAFLSKRLDTIAAPPRLLAAMRHGALGGGKRLRPLLVRLSAALFGVPVQDSLSAGAALEMVHCYSLIHDDLPEMDNDELRRGKPTVWKAFDPALAILAGDALLTEAFALIADPHTHQDPAIRSDLVATLALAAGSAGMVGGQVLDIEGETTPLDEDGIFQIHAKKTGALIRASAEIGAILGKAGHEERAALVLYGISAGLAFQLADDILDVTATSDALGKTAGKDVAQNKSTIVGLRGLDGAREILDHAVDQGLGALKDFDERADPLRALIRHFAKRSY, encoded by the coding sequence ATGAGCGAACATGAATTCGAGACTGAACTCTCCGCTTGCGCTGCCGATATCGAAGCCTTCCTCAGCAAGAGGCTCGACACGATTGCCGCGCCGCCGCGCCTGCTGGCCGCCATGCGCCACGGTGCACTTGGTGGCGGCAAGCGCCTGCGGCCTCTGCTCGTGCGGCTTTCGGCCGCCCTGTTCGGCGTTCCGGTCCAGGACAGTCTCTCTGCCGGCGCGGCGCTTGAAATGGTCCATTGCTATTCGCTGATCCATGACGATCTGCCCGAGATGGATAATGACGAATTGCGCCGCGGCAAGCCCACCGTCTGGAAGGCATTCGATCCGGCCCTGGCGATCCTGGCTGGCGATGCGCTCCTGACCGAGGCGTTCGCGCTGATAGCCGATCCGCACACGCATCAGGACCCGGCGATCCGCTCCGATCTCGTCGCCACGCTGGCGCTGGCGGCCGGTTCGGCCGGCATGGTGGGCGGTCAGGTGCTCGATATCGAAGGGGAAACCACCCCGCTCGATGAGGACGGCATTTTTCAAATACATGCGAAAAAGACCGGCGCGCTGATCAGGGCCAGTGCGGAAATCGGCGCAATTCTGGGCAAGGCCGGCCATGAGGAGCGGGCAGCGCTGGTGCTTTATGGGATTTCTGCCGGTCTTGCTTTCCAACTTGCCGACGACATTCTCGACGTCACCGCCACCTCCGATGCGCTTGGCAAAACTGCCGGCAAGGATGTGGCACAGAACAAATCGACGATCGTGGGACTGCGTGGCCTCGATGGGGCCCGCGAGATACTCGACCACGCCGTCGACCAGGGGCTCGGTGCGCTCAAGGATTTCGATGAAAGGGCCGATCCGCTGCGCGCTTTGATCCGCCATTTCGCCAAGAGGAGTTACTGA
- a CDS encoding GNAT family N-acetyltransferase, with the protein MLATTLPPVPVLETERLIMRGHTPEDFDNVHRLWRSPEVAKFITGHPSTEMESQMRLLRYIGHWAAYGFGYWCVSERDTGDFVGDVGFGKLKRDMAPPVSGEPEIGWVLMPHHQGKGYATEAARAALEWGDANFGDSGTFCIFHPDNAGSIRVGEKLGYRFSHNAHYMGGDTPVYVRPANGG; encoded by the coding sequence ATGCTGGCCACGACCCTTCCGCCCGTTCCGGTGCTCGAAACCGAGCGGCTGATCATGCGTGGCCACACACCGGAAGATTTCGACAACGTCCATCGGCTCTGGCGCTCCCCAGAAGTCGCCAAGTTCATCACCGGCCATCCCTCGACCGAAATGGAATCCCAGATGCGGCTTCTGCGCTATATCGGCCATTGGGCGGCATATGGCTTTGGCTATTGGTGCGTCAGCGAACGCGATACCGGAGATTTCGTCGGAGATGTGGGCTTTGGCAAGCTCAAACGCGACATGGCCCCTCCGGTCTCAGGCGAGCCGGAAATCGGCTGGGTGCTGATGCCCCATCACCAAGGCAAGGGCTATGCGACCGAAGCGGCCCGCGCGGCCTTGGAATGGGGCGACGCCAATTTCGGCGACAGCGGCACCTTCTGCATATTCCACCCCGACAACGCCGGCTCGATCCGGGTGGGCGAAAAGCTCGGCTACCGGTTCAGCCACAACGCGCACTATATGGGCGGCGACACGCCGGTTTATGTGCGACCGGCGAATGGCGGCTGA
- a CDS encoding NUDIX domain-containing protein, whose product MAILKVCPAVLRWANGAREILVFTHPLAGVQVVKGTIEAGEDVEAAGRRELSEEAGVEGLPLLGTLAASYRIAPGQLWHFLLLSGEGLPERWAHHCADDGGHDFAFFWHRLDYSPDDRWHEIFKHALAHIKAGAADQPPFAGRT is encoded by the coding sequence GTGGCCATCCTCAAGGTGTGCCCGGCGGTGCTGCGCTGGGCGAACGGGGCGCGGGAGATACTGGTCTTCACCCATCCCCTCGCCGGGGTCCAAGTGGTCAAGGGAACAATCGAAGCCGGCGAGGATGTCGAAGCGGCTGGCCGGCGGGAGCTCTCCGAGGAAGCGGGAGTGGAAGGCCTGCCCCTGCTGGGGACGCTTGCGGCGAGTTATCGGATCGCACCCGGCCAGCTATGGCATTTTCTACTGCTGTCCGGTGAGGGACTACCCGAACGCTGGGCGCATCATTGTGCCGACGATGGTGGGCACGATTTCGCATTCTTCTGGCATCGCCTTGACTACAGCCCCGACGATAGATGGCATGAAATCTTCAAGCACGCCCTTGCCCATATCAAGGCCGGAGCGGCCGATCAGCCGCCATTCGCCGGTCGCACATAA
- the ispG gene encoding flavodoxin-dependent (E)-4-hydroxy-3-methylbut-2-enyl-diphosphate synthase, with amino-acid sequence MAGPAQRKRTVGVDVGGVTVGGGAPIVVQSMTNTDTADIEATVAQVAALARAGSEIVRITVDRDEAAAAVPYIRDRLMLRGINVPLVGDFHYIGHKLLSDHPACAEALAKYRINPGNVGFKDKRDKQFSQMIEIANRYQKPVRIGVNWGSLDQELLTALMDENAARENPWSAAHVQREAIIRSAILSAERAEELGMGRDRIILSTKVSDVQQLIAVYQELAERCDYALHLGLTEAGMGSKGIVASSAALGILLQQGIGDTIRISLTPEPGGDRTLEVKVAQELLQTMGFRQFVPVVAACPGCGRTTSTTFQTLAKEIQDHLSSSMPEWREKYPGVEAMSVAVMGCIVNGPGESKHADIGISLPGTGETPSAPVFIEGQKVTTLKGVDVADQFKQMVADYIENRFGAGRAKPAAE; translated from the coding sequence ATGGCAGGTCCAGCGCAGCGTAAGAGAACGGTCGGAGTCGATGTGGGAGGCGTTACGGTGGGCGGCGGCGCACCCATCGTCGTCCAGTCGATGACCAATACCGATACCGCCGATATCGAGGCGACCGTCGCGCAAGTGGCGGCGCTGGCGCGGGCGGGCTCGGAGATCGTCCGCATCACCGTCGATCGCGATGAGGCCGCCGCTGCGGTGCCCTATATCCGCGACCGGCTGATGCTGCGCGGCATCAACGTGCCGCTGGTTGGCGATTTCCACTATATCGGACACAAGCTCTTGTCCGATCATCCCGCTTGCGCCGAAGCGCTGGCCAAATACCGCATCAATCCGGGCAATGTGGGGTTCAAGGACAAGCGCGACAAGCAATTCTCCCAGATGATCGAGATCGCCAACCGGTATCAAAAACCGGTTCGCATCGGGGTCAATTGGGGTTCGCTCGACCAGGAACTGCTGACCGCGCTGATGGACGAGAACGCCGCGCGTGAAAATCCCTGGAGCGCGGCCCATGTGCAGCGCGAGGCGATCATACGCTCCGCTATCCTTTCGGCCGAACGCGCCGAGGAATTGGGCATGGGGCGCGACCGGATCATCCTCTCCACCAAGGTTTCCGACGTCCAGCAACTGATCGCCGTCTATCAGGAGCTCGCCGAGCGCTGCGATTATGCGCTCCATCTCGGGCTCACCGAAGCGGGCATGGGCTCCAAGGGCATCGTCGCCTCTTCGGCGGCGCTGGGTATTCTGCTGCAACAAGGAATCGGCGACACAATCCGCATTTCGCTGACTCCCGAGCCGGGCGGCGACCGCACGCTCGAGGTCAAGGTCGCCCAGGAACTGCTCCAGACCATGGGCTTTCGGCAATTCGTGCCGGTGGTGGCAGCTTGTCCGGGGTGCGGACGGACTACCTCGACAACCTTCCAGACGCTGGCCAAGGAAATCCAGGATCATCTCTCCTCGTCCATGCCCGAATGGCGCGAGAAATATCCCGGCGTCGAGGCGATGAGCGTTGCGGTGATGGGGTGCATCGTCAATGGGCCGGGCGAATCCAAGCACGCCGATATCGGCATTTCCCTGCCCGGTACGGGCGAAACGCCGTCGGCGCCGGTCTTTATCGAAGGCCAGAAGGTCACAACGCTCAAGGGCGTTGATGTCGCCGATCAGTTCAAGCAGATGGTCGCCGACTATATCGAAAACCGGTTCGGCGCCGGCCGCGCTAAGCCTGCGGCGGAGTAG
- a CDS encoding DUF1232 domain-containing protein has translation MIKSFASLLLPRFLRFRKEVVLLWKAFWAPGTPFYLKAATVLAAFYLVWPADILPDIIPLAGWVDDVVIVPLIVSWIVSRLPGQKAPMHRDGPIIDGTARRV, from the coding sequence ATGATCAAGAGCTTTGCTTCCCTCCTGCTGCCTCGCTTCCTGCGCTTTCGCAAGGAAGTGGTCCTGCTCTGGAAAGCCTTCTGGGCTCCGGGCACCCCGTTCTATCTCAAGGCCGCGACCGTCCTGGCCGCGTTCTACCTGGTTTGGCCCGCCGATATCCTGCCCGATATCATCCCGCTCGCCGGCTGGGTGGACGACGTGGTTATCGTGCCGCTCATCGTCTCCTGGATCGTCTCGCGGCTCCCCGGCCAGAAGGCCCCCATGCACCGCGACGGCCCCATCATCGATGGAACCGCACGCCGGGTTTAG
- a CDS encoding DUF3309 family protein: MGLSTILIIILILLLIGALPTWGYSRSWGYGPTGILGVILVVVLILMLMGIIT, encoded by the coding sequence ATGGGCCTTTCCACCATTCTCATTATTATTCTGATTTTGCTTCTTATCGGTGCGCTGCCGACATGGGGCTATTCGCGCAGTTGGGGTTATGGCCCCACCGGTATTCTGGGCGTGATCCTCGTCGTCGTGCTGATCCTGATGTTGATGGGCATCATCACCTGA
- the pyc gene encoding pyruvate carboxylase: MPISKILVANRSEIAIRVFRAANELGLKTVAVFAEEDKLALHRFKADEAYLIGQGKGPVEAYLQIDEYIRVARISGADAIHPGYGLLSESPEFADACADAGITFIGPKAQTMRDLGNKVAARNMAIKAGVPVVPATEPLPDDLDEVEKMAEAIGYPLMLKASWGGGGRGMRRITDPKQLRNEVSEGKREAKAAFGKDEMYLEKLVEKARHVEVQLLGDDHGNLVHLFERDCSVQRRNQKVVERAPAPYLNDATRKALTDAALRLGKAANYRCAGTVEFLMDAETDEFYFIEVNPRIQVEHTVTEEVTGIDIVKAQIHVMDGAVIGTPESGVPKQEYIALHGHALQCRVTTEDPEENFIPDYGRITAYRGATGFGVRLDGGTAYSGAVITRYYDPLLEKVTCWAPTPEEAIARMDRALREFRIRGVSTNLAFLENIISHPKFRDNTYTTRFIDTTPELFDIERRKDRATKLLTYIADVTVNGHPEVRDRPKPPANAAEPVVPDYPALAAVEGSRQVLERDGAKGLAEWMKAQSRVLFTDTTMRDGHQSLLATRMRTFDMDRIARAYSRGLPNLFSLECWGGATFDVSMRFLNEDPWERLARIREGAPNILTQMLLRGANGVGYTNYPDNVVRFFVKKAAEGGIDIFRVFDCLNWVENMRVSMDAVIESGKVCEGVVCYTGDMLDPDRAKYDLKYYVGLAKELEAAGAQVLGIKDMAGLMKPAAAKKLIGTLKEEIGLPIHFHTHDTSGAAAATVLAACEAGVDAVDAAMDSFSGTTSQPTLGSLVAALKGGERDPELDAKAIREISFYWEAVRTQYRAFESDLKGGASEVYLHEMPGGQFTNLKEQARSMGLETRWHEVAQTYADVNQMFGDIVKVTPSSKVVGDMALAMVSSGLTRADVENPDKEIAFPDSVVGFFAGDLGQPPGGFPEALQKKVLKGRTPMSERPGSYLAPADLEAERKKAEEAAGMPIDDFRLASYLMYPKVFVEFAKAQELYGPTEVLPTPVYFYGLAPADEIMVDLEKGKTMVVQFLGQSEANEKGMVRVFFDLNGQPRSVSVPDRLKAGEIVVRPKATQGDPKQIGAPMPGVISTLAVQAGQKIEAGDVLLSIEAMKMETALHAEVAGVVAEVLVRPGDQIDAKDLLIRIE, from the coding sequence ATGCCCATTTCCAAGATTCTGGTCGCCAACCGCTCCGAGATCGCGATCCGCGTGTTTCGGGCCGCCAACGAGTTGGGGCTCAAAACGGTGGCGGTGTTTGCCGAAGAGGACAAGCTGGCACTGCATCGGTTCAAGGCGGACGAAGCCTATCTGATCGGACAGGGCAAGGGACCGGTCGAAGCCTATCTCCAGATCGACGAATATATCCGCGTGGCCCGGATTTCGGGAGCTGATGCCATCCATCCAGGCTATGGGTTGCTTTCGGAGAGCCCTGAATTTGCCGATGCGTGCGCCGATGCGGGGATCACCTTCATCGGGCCCAAGGCGCAGACCATGCGTGACCTGGGCAACAAGGTCGCGGCGCGCAACATGGCGATCAAGGCAGGCGTGCCGGTGGTTCCGGCCACCGAACCTTTGCCCGACGATCTCGACGAGGTCGAGAAGATGGCCGAGGCGATCGGCTATCCGCTGATGCTCAAGGCAAGCTGGGGCGGTGGCGGGCGCGGCATGCGGCGCATCACCGATCCCAAGCAGCTTCGCAACGAGGTTTCAGAGGGTAAGCGCGAGGCCAAGGCTGCGTTCGGCAAGGACGAGATGTACCTCGAAAAGCTGGTCGAAAAGGCGCGCCACGTCGAAGTGCAGTTGCTCGGCGACGATCACGGCAATCTCGTCCATCTTTTTGAGCGCGACTGCTCGGTTCAGCGCCGCAATCAGAAGGTGGTCGAGCGCGCCCCTGCGCCATACCTAAACGATGCGACCCGCAAGGCCTTGACCGATGCCGCACTACGGCTGGGCAAGGCTGCGAATTATCGCTGCGCGGGAACCGTCGAATTCCTGATGGATGCCGAGACCGATGAATTCTATTTCATCGAGGTCAATCCGCGCATTCAGGTCGAGCATACGGTCACCGAGGAGGTGACCGGCATCGATATCGTCAAGGCGCAGATCCATGTAATGGACGGGGCAGTCATCGGCACTCCGGAATCGGGTGTGCCGAAACAGGAGTACATCGCGCTTCACGGGCACGCGCTGCAATGCCGGGTCACGACCGAAGACCCGGAAGAAAATTTCATCCCCGATTATGGCCGCATCACCGCCTATCGCGGGGCGACGGGGTTCGGTGTGCGGCTCGATGGCGGCACCGCCTATTCCGGAGCGGTGATCACCCGTTATTACGATCCGCTGCTCGAAAAGGTGACCTGCTGGGCGCCGACGCCCGAGGAAGCCATTGCGCGCATGGACCGTGCGTTGCGCGAGTTCCGCATCCGTGGGGTGTCGACCAATCTCGCCTTCCTCGAAAACATCATCTCGCACCCCAAATTCCGCGATAACACTTACACCACCCGGTTCATCGACACGACGCCGGAATTGTTCGATATCGAGCGGCGCAAGGACAGGGCAACAAAGCTTCTGACCTATATCGCCGACGTCACCGTCAATGGGCATCCCGAGGTGCGCGACCGGCCGAAGCCGCCGGCCAACGCAGCCGAGCCGGTGGTCCCGGACTACCCGGCGCTTGCGGCCGTTGAAGGGAGTCGGCAGGTTCTCGAGCGCGATGGCGCAAAGGGTCTGGCCGAGTGGATGAAGGCGCAAAGCCGGGTGCTCTTTACCGACACCACCATGCGTGACGGACATCAGAGCCTGCTGGCCACCCGCATGCGCACCTTCGACATGGACAGGATCGCGCGGGCCTATTCGCGCGGTCTGCCGAACCTCTTTTCGCTCGAATGCTGGGGCGGGGCGACCTTTGACGTCTCCATGCGGTTTCTGAACGAAGACCCGTGGGAGCGGCTGGCCAGAATTCGTGAGGGCGCGCCCAACATTTTAACACAGATGCTGCTGCGCGGCGCCAATGGGGTGGGCTACACCAACTATCCTGACAATGTGGTGCGGTTCTTCGTGAAAAAGGCCGCCGAAGGCGGAATCGATATTTTCCGTGTCTTTGACTGCCTCAACTGGGTCGAGAACATGCGCGTTTCCATGGACGCGGTGATCGAAAGCGGCAAGGTGTGCGAGGGCGTGGTCTGCTACACGGGCGACATGCTCGACCCCGATCGGGCCAAGTACGACCTCAAATATTATGTCGGTCTGGCCAAGGAACTCGAAGCTGCCGGCGCCCAGGTGCTGGGCATCAAGGACATGGCCGGGCTGATGAAACCGGCGGCGGCCAAAAAGCTCATCGGAACGCTCAAGGAAGAAATCGGCCTGCCGATCCACTTCCACACCCACGACACCTCGGGTGCTGCCGCTGCAACGGTGCTGGCCGCCTGCGAAGCGGGCGTCGATGCGGTGGACGCGGCAATGGATTCGTTTTCGGGCACGACCAGCCAGCCGACGCTCGGTTCGCTGGTGGCGGCGCTGAAGGGCGGGGAGCGCGATCCCGAACTCGATGCAAAGGCGATCCGCGAAATCTCCTTCTACTGGGAAGCGGTGCGCACCCAATATCGGGCCTTCGAATCAGATTTGAAGGGCGGGGCTTCGGAGGTCTATCTTCACGAAATGCCCGGCGGCCAGTTCACCAATCTCAAGGAACAGGCCCGCTCGATGGGGCTGGAGACGCGCTGGCACGAGGTCGCCCAGACCTATGCCGACGTCAACCAGATGTTTGGCGATATTGTAAAGGTCACGCCAAGCTCCAAGGTGGTGGGTGACATGGCGCTGGCCATGGTCTCCTCGGGCCTCACCCGCGCCGATGTGGAAAATCCCGACAAGGAAATCGCCTTTCCCGATTCCGTTGTCGGGTTCTTTGCCGGCGATCTCGGCCAGCCGCCAGGCGGCTTTCCCGAGGCGCTGCAGAAGAAGGTCTTGAAGGGCCGCACGCCGATGTCCGAGCGTCCCGGCTCCTATCTCGCGCCGGCCGATCTGGAAGCGGAACGCAAGAAGGCCGAGGAAGCGGCGGGAATGCCCATCGACGATTTCCGTCTTGCCTCTTACCTCATGTATCCCAAGGTGTTCGTGGAATTCGCCAAGGCGCAGGAGCTTTACGGTCCGACCGAGGTGCTGCCCACGCCGGTCTATTTCTACGGCCTCGCGCCGGCCGACGAGATCATGGTCGATCTTGAGAAGGGCAAGACCATGGTGGTCCAGTTCCTCGGCCAGTCCGAGGCCAACGAAAAGGGCATGGTCCGGGTGTTCTTCGATCTCAACGGCCAGCCCCGCTCGGTCTCGGTGCCCGACAGGCTCAAGGCCGGCGAGATCGTCGTGCGACCCAAGGCCACCCAGGGCGATCCCAAGCAGATCGGTGCGCCCATGCCCGGCGTCATCTCGACGCTGGCGGTGCAGGCAGGCCAGAAGATCGAAGCGGGCGACGTATTGCTTTCGATCGAAGCGATGAAAATGGAAACCGCCCTCCATGCGGAAGTGGCGGGCGTTGTCGCCGAGGTGTTGGTCAGGCCTGGCGACCAGATCGATGCCAAGGATCTGCTGATCCGGATTGAATGA
- a CDS encoding TIGR01244 family sulfur transferase produces MDIKKINDRMSVSGQIQPEDVQTIKQAGFVSIINNRPDGEAPDQPSSAEIGEAARAAGLGYYEIPMGREGVTPEMVAATSAALEESDGPVFAFCRSGTRSTTLWALSQAGKERADAIIDSAAKAGYDMSHLAAHLDKPLS; encoded by the coding sequence TTGGATATCAAGAAGATCAATGACCGCATGAGCGTTTCGGGACAGATCCAGCCCGAGGACGTCCAGACCATCAAACAAGCGGGCTTTGTTTCGATCATCAACAACCGCCCCGATGGCGAAGCGCCGGATCAGCCTTCAAGCGCTGAAATCGGAGAGGCGGCACGCGCGGCAGGCCTTGGCTATTATGAAATCCCCATGGGCCGCGAAGGCGTTACCCCCGAAATGGTAGCCGCAACCAGCGCCGCGCTCGAAGAAAGCGATGGGCCGGTCTTTGCCTTCTGCCGCTCGGGCACCCGCTCGACCACCCTTTGGGCCTTGAGCCAGGCCGGCAAGGAGAGGGCGGATGCGATTATCGATTCCGCCGCCAAGGCGGGCTACGACATGAGCCACCTCGCCGCGCATCTGGACAAACCCCTGTCCTGA